The Peribacillus sp. FSL E2-0218 genome contains a region encoding:
- a CDS encoding DUF4309 domain-containing protein: MSGYVRCITMLILVAVMFSGGSVHAASETARSAPDRLIGKIMRVASESQQSINSRPFSVGDSLKKAEKSWGKPEDLSTVAANYWSHHVRFLYDGSTSRKTITAIDDFSPQLQTIHLVEVKNLLGEPDRAKEQEGMYYVTYTDNENYKIIFVFESAWNNPNPILNMYTVEPADESSK; the protein is encoded by the coding sequence ATGAGTGGTTATGTCCGTTGCATCACCATGTTAATCCTTGTGGCTGTCATGTTTAGCGGTGGAAGTGTCCATGCAGCTTCAGAAACGGCGAGGTCCGCTCCTGATCGTTTGATTGGCAAAATCATGAGGGTAGCCTCTGAATCTCAGCAGTCAATTAACAGCAGACCTTTTTCTGTTGGTGATTCGTTGAAAAAAGCGGAAAAATCATGGGGCAAACCGGAAGATCTAAGTACAGTTGCAGCCAATTATTGGAGCCATCATGTTCGTTTCCTCTATGACGGGTCAACCAGCAGAAAAACGATCACGGCCATTGATGATTTTAGTCCGCAGCTGCAAACGATTCATTTAGTGGAGGTAAAGAATTTGCTTGGAGAGCCTGATCGTGCAAAGGAGCAAGAGGGGATGTACTATGTCACTTATACGGATAACGAGAATTATAAGATCATTTTCGTGTTTGAAAGTGCCTGGAATAACCCTAACCCTATATTGAATATGTATACAGTTGAACCGGCGGATGAATCTAGTAAATAA
- a CDS encoding M4 family metallopeptidase, with protein sequence MHKKGCSKSVCQCFIVPNYILENMALNDVEAARVSLAKSRQMRRRRIFKEYDIKGVTALTDAGSGRHGESARHVYDCKGGTKLRVNEARKEGDRSSGDHVVNQAYDYSGVVRDYFKEVLHRNSMDNEGLDLILNVHYGNKFTNAYWDGDEMVFGDGDGIIFSNFADSLDVIGHELTHGVTQFTSGLEYEGQSGALNEHLSDVFGVTIKQYHLKQTAADADWLIGADIMGPTLKGQALRSMKAPGTAFDNKLMGKDLQPDHMRNYYKGERDNHGVHINSGIPNKAFYLVSMEIGTDKAALIWFDAMQNLFATANFNQFVQVVIKAAQKLADGGTVPHTAIKTIEDAFKAVGLPE encoded by the coding sequence ATGCACAAAAAAGGTTGTTCAAAATCGGTGTGCCAGTGTTTCATAGTACCTAACTATATTTTAGAGAATATGGCCCTGAATGATGTGGAAGCGGCACGGGTCAGTTTAGCGAAAAGCCGGCAAATGCGCAGGCGCAGAATCTTTAAGGAATATGATATCAAAGGTGTCACCGCTTTAACCGATGCTGGTTCGGGCAGGCATGGTGAGTCGGCACGGCATGTATATGATTGCAAGGGCGGAACGAAGCTGAGGGTGAATGAGGCAAGGAAAGAAGGGGACCGGTCAAGCGGTGACCATGTGGTTAACCAAGCATACGATTATAGTGGAGTCGTCCGTGATTATTTCAAGGAGGTCCTGCACCGCAATTCCATGGATAACGAGGGCCTTGATCTCATTCTGAACGTTCATTATGGGAATAAATTCACGAATGCCTACTGGGATGGCGATGAAATGGTATTTGGTGATGGCGATGGAATCATCTTTAGCAATTTTGCCGATTCACTCGATGTCATTGGTCACGAGCTTACACATGGAGTAACGCAGTTCACGAGCGGATTGGAGTATGAAGGTCAGTCAGGGGCCTTGAATGAACATCTTTCAGATGTGTTCGGTGTTACCATAAAGCAATATCATTTGAAGCAAACGGCGGCAGATGCCGATTGGCTGATTGGTGCCGATATAATGGGACCCACACTGAAGGGACAGGCGCTCCGTTCGATGAAAGCACCAGGTACGGCATTCGATAATAAGTTGATGGGGAAGGATTTGCAGCCGGATCATATGAGGAACTATTATAAAGGCGAGCGCGATAATCATGGTGTCCACATCAACAGCGGGATTCCAAACAAGGCCTTCTATCTTGTCTCGATGGAGATTGGAACGGACAAAGCAGCCTTGATCTGGTTCGATGCGATGCAGAATTTATTTGCGACAGCGAATTTCAATCAATTCGTCCAAGTTGTCATCAAGGCTGCCCAAAAGCTTGCTGATGGCGGAACAGTGCCTCATACAGCGATAAAAACGATTGAAGACGCGTTTAAAGCTGTTGGGCTGCCTGAGTAG
- a CDS encoding competence protein ComK — MMIRKKYVMNKDTVAMMEHYDSNGAEQAMVVEGENTFLVAQPRLDILNHTLNHFGLDLDGGLAGAKSVLGGKYRLPVCINAQLGMVWFSSRSFRLGGGVWFSYIHVHDLEEMNEKETLVHTDYGHCLPVSLSKNQLTFKRDQASYLHTTFHERSLGKKTFYYEPGSGVTFCKEPGELHYRVKRKE; from the coding sequence ATGATGATACGAAAAAAATATGTAATGAATAAGGATACGGTAGCGATGATGGAGCACTATGATTCGAATGGTGCGGAGCAGGCGATGGTGGTGGAAGGGGAAAACACGTTCCTTGTTGCACAGCCGCGCCTTGACATCCTCAATCATACGCTCAATCACTTTGGACTGGATCTTGATGGCGGCCTTGCAGGAGCCAAATCGGTGCTGGGCGGAAAGTACAGATTGCCAGTCTGCATCAACGCCCAGCTTGGCATGGTCTGGTTTTCCTCCCGTTCATTCCGATTAGGCGGGGGCGTCTGGTTTTCCTACATTCACGTCCATGACCTCGAGGAAATGAACGAAAAAGAAACCCTGGTCCATACAGACTATGGACATTGCCTTCCTGTATCCTTAAGCAAAAATCAACTCACCTTCAAAAGGGACCAAGCATCCTATCTGCATACCACCTTCCACGAACGCTCTTTAGGCAAAAAAACCTTTTATTACGAGCCTGGAAGCGGAGTCACCTTTTGCAAGGAACCTGGGGAGCTGCATTACAGGGTGAAGCGGAAGGAATAA
- a CDS encoding excalibur calcium-binding domain-containing protein — MKRSITILLSLGLVLGVSFGAHDVAGAKTKVKTYKNCTELNKDYKGGVARTSSVKNKGGKTKYKPHVSKELYDANKKSDRDKDWIACEK, encoded by the coding sequence TTGAAGCGTTCAATTACTATTTTACTATCTTTAGGCCTGGTTTTGGGGGTGTCTTTTGGAGCTCATGATGTTGCCGGTGCCAAAACAAAGGTGAAGACCTACAAAAACTGTACGGAATTGAATAAGGACTACAAAGGAGGAGTCGCTCGTACATCTTCCGTTAAAAATAAAGGTGGAAAAACGAAATATAAGCCCCATGTTTCAAAGGAGCTATACGATGCCAATAAAAAAAGTGATCGTGATAAAGACTGGATCGCTTGCGAAAAATAA
- a CDS encoding GntP family permease produces MGTIGILIAIALIVLMAMKGFSIVFIAPLASIIVIVTNGMNFFPSLIGTETSFMTGLTGFLINYFGVFLLGAILAQYIEKSGAAQAIAQKVLSITGTEKPFSVLIAIYVISAILTFGGISLFVVLFVVIPLAKPLFKQLNIGWNLVVIPVFLGIGTFTMTMLPGTPSIQNVVPTTYLGTTLTAAPLMGIVATLISIVIGVIYLRYTLKKSLANGETFEPYAEKDEEKIILKEKIPSFIISILPILVLIIIIFTGSALKVANIVLIGLAAAIVVAAALFHKYIPSHKTALSLGANGSITPIFFTAAAVAFGVVITMAPGFKVISDFILGIPGNPLISLSVASAALGAITGSSSGGLGIAMEAFAQSYLALGVNAEAMHRISAIASSVFTALPHAGAILSMFALTGLNHKNAYKYSFYSTTLPNFFALIAALILGIIFY; encoded by the coding sequence ATGGGTACAATCGGTATTTTAATTGCGATTGCTTTAATCGTCCTTATGGCAATGAAGGGCTTTAGCATCGTTTTTATTGCCCCGCTTGCCTCCATTATCGTCATCGTGACGAATGGCATGAATTTCTTTCCTTCTCTAATCGGAACTGAAACGTCATTCATGACAGGGCTGACAGGGTTTTTAATCAATTATTTTGGCGTATTTTTATTAGGTGCGATTTTAGCGCAATATATAGAGAAAAGCGGTGCGGCACAAGCAATCGCACAAAAGGTTTTATCCATCACTGGTACGGAAAAGCCCTTTTCCGTTTTAATTGCGATTTATGTGATCAGTGCGATTTTAACCTTTGGCGGCATCAGTTTATTTGTCGTCTTATTCGTGGTCATCCCTTTGGCGAAGCCATTATTCAAGCAACTGAATATCGGCTGGAATTTAGTCGTGATTCCCGTATTTCTGGGGATTGGAACATTCACGATGACGATGCTTCCCGGGACACCTTCGATTCAAAACGTCGTCCCAACGACATACCTCGGCACGACATTAACAGCAGCGCCGTTAATGGGAATCGTTGCAACCTTGATTTCCATTGTCATCGGGGTCATTTATTTGAGGTATACATTGAAAAAAAGCTTGGCAAACGGTGAAACCTTTGAACCCTATGCAGAAAAGGATGAAGAAAAGATTATCTTAAAAGAAAAGATACCTTCTTTCATCATTAGTATTTTACCCATACTGGTACTGATCATCATCATCTTTACAGGCAGTGCCTTGAAGGTTGCCAATATCGTATTGATTGGCTTGGCGGCAGCGATAGTAGTAGCCGCTGCATTATTCCATAAATACATTCCCTCACACAAAACGGCACTTAGCTTAGGTGCGAATGGCTCGATCACGCCGATTTTCTTTACGGCCGCGGCCGTGGCCTTTGGTGTCGTGATCACCATGGCACCAGGCTTCAAGGTGATTTCCGATTTCATATTAGGGATTCCGGGGAACCCATTGATTAGCTTATCAGTCGCCTCAGCGGCACTCGGCGCGATAACAGGCTCTTCATCAGGCGGCTTGGGGATTGCGATGGAAGCATTTGCGCAGTCCTATCTGGCGCTGGGAGTGAATGCGGAAGCGATGCATCGCATTTCGGCGATTGCCTCATCCGTATTTACAGCCCTCCCGCATGCAGGAGCTATCCTATCGATGTTCGCATTAACAGGCCTGAATCATAAAAACGCTTATAAATACTCATTCTATAGCACTACATTACCAAACTTCTTTGCGCTGATTGCCGCATTGATACTTGGGATCATTTTTTATTAA
- a CDS encoding phosphoglycerate dehydrogenase, producing the protein MSTITLEKAKTIKTLNNIAQSGLNVFNKDGFTIDNDSENPDAIVVRSFNMHAMELGADLKAIARAGAGVNNIPVDKCTDQGIVVFNTPGANANAVKEMVLTSLMASSRNLFAGVAWTKTLDGEGEQIPKLVEAGKKQFVGKEIKGKTLGVIGLGAIGALVANDALDLDMDVIGFDPFISVDTAWNLSRNVQRAMTLEQLYAESDYITVHVPLTDDTRGMFNQDTFSIMKPGVHILNFSRGELVNETDMQAALEGGQVGQFITDFPNENVLNMKNVVPIPHLGASTQESEENCAIMAARQVKSFLETGNIKNSVNFPNTSLPYTGKRRVAVFHENVPNMVGQITLAVSSLHLNIADMVNRSRGGYAYTMIDLDGEVSGDLIPGLEEKIKQITGIVTTRIL; encoded by the coding sequence ATGAGTACAATCACTTTAGAAAAAGCGAAAACGATCAAAACGTTAAATAATATTGCACAAAGCGGGTTAAATGTATTCAATAAAGATGGCTTTACGATTGATAATGACAGTGAAAACCCTGATGCCATCGTTGTTCGCAGCTTTAATATGCATGCAATGGAATTGGGTGCCGATTTGAAAGCAATCGCAAGGGCAGGGGCGGGAGTCAATAATATTCCGGTCGACAAATGCACGGACCAAGGGATTGTTGTTTTCAATACTCCTGGTGCGAATGCCAACGCAGTAAAAGAAATGGTATTGACTTCATTGATGGCCTCATCTCGTAATCTCTTTGCCGGTGTTGCCTGGACAAAGACGCTGGATGGTGAAGGAGAACAAATTCCAAAGCTTGTAGAAGCAGGAAAGAAGCAATTTGTCGGTAAAGAAATCAAAGGTAAGACGCTAGGTGTCATCGGCTTAGGAGCGATCGGTGCACTTGTAGCGAATGATGCACTTGATTTGGACATGGATGTCATCGGGTTTGACCCGTTCATATCTGTCGATACAGCCTGGAATCTATCACGTAATGTACAGCGTGCGATGACGCTTGAACAGTTGTATGCGGAATCGGATTACATAACGGTACACGTTCCATTGACTGATGATACTAGAGGAATGTTCAACCAAGATACATTTAGCATCATGAAGCCGGGCGTTCATATTTTGAACTTCTCACGCGGTGAGCTTGTGAATGAAACCGATATGCAAGCGGCTCTTGAAGGAGGACAAGTCGGTCAGTTCATTACAGACTTCCCGAATGAAAATGTGCTGAACATGAAAAATGTCGTGCCGATCCCCCACCTTGGCGCTTCTACGCAAGAATCGGAGGAAAACTGTGCCATTATGGCCGCTCGTCAGGTGAAGAGCTTTTTAGAAACAGGGAACATTAAAAACTCCGTGAATTTTCCTAATACATCCCTTCCTTATACAGGTAAGCGACGTGTGGCCGTATTCCACGAGAATGTTCCTAATATGGTCGGGCAAATCACACTGGCTGTTTCAAGCTTGCATTTGAATATAGCTGATATGGTTAACAGAAGCCGAGGAGGCTATGCGTATACGATGATTGACCTTGACGGTGAAGTGAGTGGCGACCTCATTCCTGGTTTGGAGGAAAAAATCAAGCAAATCACGGGTATCGTTACGACTCGCATCCTTTAA
- a CDS encoding lipocalin-like domain-containing protein, with protein MEKSMREQVIGTWALVSYETQDAAGNTIYPLGKDAKGFIMYNPDGYMSAQLMASGRPAYKSGDLHTGTPEEMAEAAHGYLAYSGPFEVDEEKQELTHHMDVSMNPTWLDQAQPRLAKIEGDHVVIYNALHPEDKLIWKKVAKH; from the coding sequence ATGGAGAAATCAATGCGTGAACAAGTGATCGGTACATGGGCATTGGTATCATACGAAACGCAAGATGCAGCTGGAAACACGATTTATCCTTTGGGTAAGGATGCTAAAGGATTCATTATGTATAACCCAGATGGATATATGTCTGCGCAACTGATGGCATCTGGTCGCCCTGCTTACAAATCAGGGGATCTGCACACAGGGACACCGGAAGAAATGGCAGAAGCAGCACATGGGTACCTGGCTTATTCAGGTCCGTTTGAAGTGGATGAAGAAAAACAGGAGTTAACACATCATATGGATGTCAGCATGAATCCAACCTGGCTCGATCAAGCGCAGCCGCGGCTGGCGAAGATTGAAGGTGATCATGTGGTCATTTACAATGCTCTTCACCCAGAAGATAAGCTTATATGGAAAAAAGTGGCGAAACACTGA
- a CDS encoding 3-hydroxybutyrate dehydrogenase, protein MTNERTVIVTGAAQGIGYAIAESFINNGDFVAIFDLNEAAAISAAEKLGNAKGYKVNVADEPNVQAAVQQVIAERGTVDVLVNNAGLQFISPVEDFPVEKWDLVNDVILKGTFLLTKHALPAMQKQKKGRIINISSAHGRIPDAYKSAYCAAKFGQVGFTKVTALENALKGITCNTIMPGPVRTELIEKQLPILAEQDGTTVEEALNHHILGKQWIKRLLEPSEIGATAVFLASDGAAAITGEEIGVAGGI, encoded by the coding sequence ATGACTAACGAACGCACAGTAATCGTAACAGGGGCAGCACAAGGGATTGGGTACGCTATTGCAGAATCATTCATTAATAATGGCGATTTTGTAGCTATATTCGATTTAAACGAAGCAGCAGCGATCAGTGCAGCTGAAAAACTAGGCAATGCAAAGGGCTATAAAGTAAACGTGGCTGACGAACCAAACGTTCAAGCGGCTGTTCAACAAGTCATCGCTGAACGCGGCACAGTAGATGTACTAGTCAATAATGCGGGACTTCAATTCATTTCTCCAGTGGAAGACTTCCCTGTTGAAAAATGGGATCTTGTAAATGATGTCATTCTAAAAGGAACGTTCTTATTGACCAAGCATGCGCTCCCAGCCATGCAAAAACAGAAAAAAGGACGCATCATCAATATCTCCTCAGCTCACGGCAGAATTCCTGATGCATACAAATCCGCTTATTGCGCCGCCAAGTTCGGCCAAGTTGGTTTTACGAAAGTAACGGCACTGGAAAATGCTTTGAAAGGCATCACCTGCAACACGATCATGCCTGGTCCCGTGCGCACGGAGCTAATTGAAAAACAACTGCCAATACTTGCAGAACAAGATGGAACGACCGTAGAAGAAGCACTGAACCATCATATCCTAGGCAAACAATGGATCAAACGCTTACTCGAACCATCTGAAATCGGCGCAACAGCCGTATTCCTAGCCTCAGATGGCGCTGCTGCCATCACAGGTGAAGAAATCGGTGTTGCAGGCGGAATTTAA
- a CDS encoding DNA sulfur modification protein DndB gives MILSELDRKRRTIVSYSVMELVDMYRNGQIATRETNQPRIRSIKNYLLENALTKQIYLPPLVANCREGTLAIKEANQLSIIDGTQRIAAFAQLEDSILKALKKDEEKVKQAYKLDSILKDTSMAVQVFEGLTEAEESQLYLDLNLKGKKVALSKRISFDSRNNLNVITNQVLHTHQALKTAGVEFEKRSINRPANKNLLSLSQLRQVIGIFMTGRVYVNIEEKVSSCPLANSEYITLVHLYFNELFELFPPERMGDHAQCMLASYPLFVAVTLYANDKMENQTIEQRKRLISTRMSKLKAVDWRPANPIWMEFSGTYKGRPSVFQLSNDKHNIRAMVRWLYTL, from the coding sequence ATGATACTAAGTGAATTGGACCGGAAGCGAAGGACGATTGTCTCCTATTCTGTCATGGAACTGGTCGACATGTATCGCAATGGTCAAATTGCCACAAGGGAAACGAACCAGCCGCGCATCCGATCGATCAAGAATTATCTTTTGGAAAATGCATTAACGAAACAAATCTACCTGCCTCCGCTCGTTGCCAATTGCAGGGAAGGAACCCTCGCCATAAAAGAAGCCAATCAGCTCTCGATCATCGATGGAACTCAACGAATAGCGGCCTTCGCCCAATTGGAGGACAGTATCCTTAAAGCATTAAAGAAGGATGAAGAGAAAGTTAAACAAGCATACAAACTCGATTCAATCTTGAAGGACACCTCAATGGCCGTCCAGGTATTCGAAGGGCTTACAGAGGCGGAGGAATCACAGTTATATTTGGATCTTAATCTAAAAGGCAAGAAAGTGGCCCTATCGAAACGAATTTCATTCGACTCGCGAAACAACCTCAATGTCATCACCAATCAGGTGCTTCATACCCACCAAGCATTAAAAACAGCCGGTGTCGAATTCGAAAAACGTTCCATCAACCGTCCGGCAAACAAGAACCTGCTTTCCCTATCGCAGCTAAGGCAGGTCATCGGCATCTTCATGACAGGCAGGGTATACGTAAACATTGAAGAGAAGGTATCTTCCTGCCCGCTTGCAAACAGCGAATACATTACCCTCGTTCATCTATATTTTAATGAACTATTCGAATTGTTCCCGCCTGAACGAATGGGGGATCACGCGCAATGCATGCTCGCCAGCTATCCGCTTTTCGTTGCGGTTACCTTATATGCGAATGATAAGATGGAAAACCAGACTATCGAACAAAGAAAACGGTTGATTTCCACAAGGATGTCAAAACTGAAAGCGGTGGACTGGAGACCGGCGAATCCGATTTGGATGGAATTTAGCGGAACATATAAAGGCAGACCGTCCGTATTTCAGCTAAGCAACGATAAACACAATATCAGAGCGATGGTCCGTTGGCTGTATACCCTTTAA
- a CDS encoding LysR family transcriptional regulator yields MDFKQIQYFTEVVNRGSFSKAAEHLFLSQPNISKSIKDLEKELDAKLLTRTTRKIELTDTGKLLYQYGQRISQSIEHFYDELDDIKNSKKGNIKMGIFSTLGTEIFSELMAQFHKEYPFITVRFVEDGALYLKDTLLQGELDLVVMPLPIEDDFESIPFMKGDLRLVVHQSHRLAKEETVSWENLKDESFIIFREGYQVHELIMQACSLNGFEPNIICETSQWKFIMEMVSFNQGITVLPKGDLEEMDISNKEMITIPLTPAINWQVGIAWKKSNYISFATRTWIEFIKTKLADREDQ; encoded by the coding sequence ATGGATTTCAAACAAATACAGTATTTTACCGAAGTCGTGAATCGTGGCAGCTTTTCCAAAGCGGCTGAACATTTATTTTTATCGCAGCCAAATATTAGTAAATCCATCAAGGATTTAGAAAAGGAATTGGATGCTAAGCTATTAACCCGAACCACCAGAAAAATCGAACTGACCGATACAGGAAAATTACTTTATCAATATGGCCAACGCATTTCCCAATCCATCGAGCATTTCTATGATGAATTGGATGATATCAAGAATAGTAAAAAGGGAAATATAAAAATGGGCATTTTTTCAACACTCGGCACGGAGATTTTCTCTGAACTGATGGCCCAATTCCACAAAGAATACCCCTTCATCACGGTCCGTTTCGTCGAGGATGGCGCCCTTTATCTAAAGGATACCTTACTTCAAGGTGAACTTGATTTAGTGGTGATGCCTTTGCCCATCGAGGATGATTTTGAGAGCATTCCGTTCATGAAAGGCGATTTACGCCTTGTTGTTCATCAAAGCCATCGACTTGCGAAAGAAGAAACGGTCTCCTGGGAAAATTTAAAGGATGAAAGCTTCATCATCTTTCGCGAAGGCTACCAGGTTCATGAGTTGATCATGCAGGCTTGCAGTCTGAATGGCTTTGAACCGAATATCATTTGTGAAACCTCGCAGTGGAAGTTCATCATGGAAATGGTTTCCTTCAATCAAGGCATAACGGTCCTCCCCAAAGGTGACTTGGAAGAGATGGATATTAGTAATAAGGAGATGATTACGATTCCCCTAACCCCCGCTATAAACTGGCAAGTGGGAATTGCCTGGAAAAAGAGCAACTACATCTCCTTCGCTACCCGAACGTGGATTGAGTTCATTAAAACGAAACTGGCAGACAGGGAAGACCAATGA
- a CDS encoding protealysin inhibitor emfourin, protein MLIQFSCGGGMANLDLNVVIDTEELPQGKHEELQHLMEKADLSNLSLSKIAGAKAQGADAFSYKLDIAGETKKQSFSFTDVTAPEKVRPLLDYLRNLAIEVKLAEE, encoded by the coding sequence ATGCTCATCCAATTTAGCTGTGGCGGGGGAATGGCCAACCTCGATTTGAATGTGGTAATAGATACAGAAGAATTACCGCAGGGGAAACATGAGGAATTGCAGCATTTAATGGAAAAGGCCGATCTTTCCAACCTATCCTTAAGTAAAATCGCTGGGGCAAAAGCTCAAGGAGCGGATGCGTTTTCATACAAGCTGGATATCGCGGGGGAAACGAAGAAACAATCCTTCTCCTTTACAGATGTGACAGCTCCAGAGAAGGTACGGCCATTATTGGATTATTTACGTAATCTGGCGATTGAAGTGAAGCTAGCGGAAGAATAA
- a CDS encoding D-glycerate dehydrogenase, with amino-acid sequence MKPRVIIYKKVDQQVLDYIQNTCKVVYFENLDSENYPEFLQELKKAQGILGSGLKVDKHLLDQAPELKIVCNSSVGYDNLDVTELSKRGIMATNTPEVLNETVADTIIGLMLSAARRMPELDLLVKSGEWTSSMGETWFGVDVHHKVLGIIGMGGIGSAVTKRARFGFDMDILYHNRSRNEEAEQKFGATYCTMEELLRESDFVCLMTPLTPQTEKLMGEQEFKLMKKSAIFINCSRGKTVDEDALVTALKTGVIRAAGLDVFVQEPVQEDNPLLSMKNVVTLPHIGSATSETRLKMAMLAATNLVSGVSGKIPPSLIKTGVQVK; translated from the coding sequence ATGAAGCCGAGAGTAATCATTTACAAGAAGGTGGATCAACAAGTGTTGGATTATATCCAAAATACATGTAAAGTCGTATATTTCGAGAATCTTGATTCGGAAAATTATCCTGAATTTCTGCAAGAGTTGAAGAAAGCACAAGGGATATTAGGGTCTGGATTAAAAGTGGATAAGCACTTACTGGACCAGGCACCGGAATTGAAAATTGTCTGTAATTCGTCGGTCGGCTACGACAATCTTGATGTAACGGAGCTGTCTAAACGTGGAATTATGGCGACGAACACGCCTGAGGTCTTAAATGAAACCGTCGCCGATACGATTATCGGCTTGATGTTATCTGCAGCGAGAAGAATGCCTGAGCTCGATCTATTGGTTAAGTCAGGGGAATGGACATCCTCAATGGGCGAAACATGGTTTGGAGTGGATGTGCACCATAAGGTATTAGGCATAATCGGTATGGGCGGAATAGGATCTGCCGTTACAAAAAGGGCTCGTTTTGGCTTCGATATGGATATCTTATACCACAACAGATCTAGAAATGAGGAAGCGGAGCAAAAGTTTGGGGCTACATACTGTACGATGGAAGAATTGTTAAGGGAGTCTGACTTTGTCTGCTTGATGACACCACTTACTCCCCAAACCGAAAAATTGATGGGTGAACAAGAATTCAAGCTGATGAAAAAGAGCGCCATTTTCATCAATTGCTCAAGAGGGAAAACGGTCGATGAGGATGCCTTGGTCACTGCGCTCAAAACAGGTGTAATTCGCGCGGCAGGACTGGATGTTTTTGTACAGGAGCCTGTCCAGGAAGACAATCCGTTGCTGTCGATGAAGAATGTCGTTACCTTGCCGCATATCGGTTCCGCAACATCCGAAACCCGATTGAAAATGGCGATGCTGGCCGCAACCAATCTTGTATCTGGGGTAAGTGGGAAAATTCCTCCTTCCTTGATCAAAACGGGTGTACAGGTAAAGTGA
- a CDS encoding DNA sulfur modification protein DndB: protein MTYQEMKVSISGNSFTQFGKRILISQIQFSTLEAIFEVDESVQRKLDHKRRAEIREFIIESVSEGDFYFSPFIFSSRGAIKEVPEGGELPPGSKIYILDGQHRTYALISAISHLRARKETEEEIGHFSEAKKLQSQIDKLKTYPVTIQIYLNLETKEERQLFNDINTKRKEPHVGLVMKYDQRDEYAELTRIIAGKLESKMEIETTLSRITVSSSALTSLTIMRRCLIALFEGKMTVNTSKAKLEELSKDEILTVAHAFFEAWLEIFPKKMTDRKTFTSGYSGIQIALAQTTQQLHKHHEIPYEEAIDHLLRLKTSCTWKHGDELFSHIYDPVKKRVKNHSTTNAIQKTALQFKRKIEGGWIHDTK from the coding sequence ATGACATATCAGGAAATGAAAGTGTCGATTTCAGGAAACAGTTTTACCCAATTCGGGAAAAGAATATTAATCTCACAAATTCAATTCTCGACATTGGAGGCCATTTTCGAGGTCGATGAGTCGGTTCAAAGGAAGCTCGATCATAAACGAAGGGCGGAAATCAGGGAGTTCATCATAGAATCCGTTTCAGAAGGGGATTTCTACTTTTCGCCGTTCATCTTCTCGAGCAGGGGAGCGATCAAAGAAGTGCCCGAGGGCGGGGAACTGCCGCCAGGAAGTAAAATCTATATACTGGATGGCCAGCACAGAACGTATGCCCTCATTTCGGCCATCAGTCATTTAAGGGCACGCAAGGAAACGGAGGAAGAAATCGGTCACTTCTCCGAGGCCAAAAAGCTTCAAAGCCAAATTGATAAGCTAAAGACCTACCCCGTCACGATTCAAATTTATTTAAACCTCGAAACGAAAGAAGAAAGACAGCTATTCAATGATATCAATACAAAGCGAAAAGAGCCGCATGTCGGATTGGTGATGAAATATGACCAGCGCGATGAATATGCTGAACTGACAAGAATCATCGCCGGAAAATTGGAAAGCAAGATGGAGATAGAGACCACGCTGTCCAGAATAACAGTGAGCAGTTCCGCCTTGACCTCGCTGACGATCATGAGGCGCTGTCTCATCGCTTTATTCGAAGGGAAGATGACCGTCAACACCAGTAAAGCCAAGCTTGAAGAGCTCTCAAAGGATGAAATCCTTACGGTTGCCCATGCATTTTTCGAAGCATGGCTGGAAATCTTTCCGAAGAAGATGACAGACCGGAAGACATTCACTTCAGGCTATTCCGGCATTCAGATAGCCCTTGCCCAAACAACCCAGCAGCTCCACAAACATCATGAAATCCCCTATGAAGAAGCAATCGATCACCTGCTGCGGCTGAAGACGTCCTGCACTTGGAAGCATGGTGACGAGCTGTTTTCACACATCTACGACCCCGTAAAAAAAAGAGTCAAAAACCATTCCACCACGAATGCCATCCAGAAAACGGCTCTCCAGTTCAAACGGAAAATCGAAGGAGGATGGATCCATGATACTAAGTGA